The Lysobacter helvus nucleotide sequence GGATCAGCGGCCTTTGACGAGCGGCAGGTCGGCCTGTTGCCAGGCGGCGATGCCGCCGTCCAGCCAGTACACCTGCTCGAAGCCGGCCTGCTTCAGCCGCTTGGCCGCCGCCGCCGACGCCTGGCCGGTGCGGCACACCGCGACGACCGGCAGCGACTTCGCGTTGGCGAGCTGCTTGTTCTCGGGATCGAACTGGCTCGGCTGCACGTTCTTGCTGCCGGGGATGTGGCCCTTCTCGAATTCCGCCGTCGAGGACAGGTCCACCACCAGCGCGTTCTCGCGGTTGATCAGCGCGGTCAGCGCAGCCGGGCGCAGCGCCTTGTAGCTGCGGAACAGGCGCGCGACTTCCATGTAGATGAGCGCGATGGTCAGGCCCACCAGGGCCATCGAGAGCATGGCGTGGCGGCCGGCGAAATCCAGCAGGGTTTCGAAATTCACGTGTGGGGGACTGCTTTGAAACGGGCGGGGATTGTCGCCCGCCCGGCTGCTGCGCGCAAAAGGCCCTTCCGGGCAGTCAGCCGCCCTGCCAGAAATCCGGCAGGCCGCCGACCAGCCACCAGGTCCCGGCGACCGGGTCGAAGCGCCAGCGCTCGGTGTAGCGCGTGGTGCGCTCCACGAGGGTGTGGCGGTTGACCAGGTTGATCTCGACCTCGCGGACGATGTCGCCGTCGGGCAGGGTCTGCGAGGCGAGGTCGTGGTACGCGGTGACCTGGATCTGGTTGTAGCGCTCCAGTTCCAGGTCGGTCATCGGGTGGGCCTTGCGGTATTCGGGGTCGGCCAGCTGCCATGCGCCTTCGAAATCGCCCCAGCGGATGGCGGCGGAATAGGCGTACTGCACGCGGTCGATGGAGTTGCGCTTGATGTCGGCGGCGCAGCCGGCGAGCAGGACGCACAGCGCCAGCACGAAAGCGCCGGACCAGGTGCGCAGCGTTGCATTGCGGTTCGACATGCCGTTCTCCTCGGGCGACGGCGAATC carries:
- a CDS encoding rhodanese-like domain-containing protein; translation: MNFETLLDFAGRHAMLSMALVGLTIALIYMEVARLFRSYKALRPAALTALINRENALVVDLSSTAEFEKGHIPGSKNVQPSQFDPENKQLANAKSLPVVAVCRTGQASAAAAKRLKQAGFEQVYWLDGGIAAWQQADLPLVKGR